GCTTGGCCACGTAGGGCACGTAGGCAGGCGTGTTGGTCTTGCCGCGGAATGGCATGGGCGCCAGGTAGGGGCTGTCGGTCTCGATCAGCAGGCGGTCCATGGGCACAAAGGCGGCCACGTCGCGGATGTCCTGGGCGGTCTTGAAGGTCAGGATGCCCGAGAAGGAAATGTAGAAACCCAGGTCCAGCGCGGCACGGGCCACGGCCTGGGTTTCGGTGAAGCAGTGGAACACGCCGCCCGCGCTGCCCGCGGAGCCGTCCTCGCCCTCCTCGCGCAGGATGGCAATGGTGTCGTCGGAGGCACTGCGGGTGTGGATCACCAGCGGCTTGGCCACCTGGCGGGCGGCGCGGATGTGGGTGCGAAAGCGTGTGCGCTGCCATTCCATGTCGGCCACGTTGCGCTCGCCCAGGCGGTAGTAGTCCAGCCCGGTTTCGCCAATCGCCACCACGCGGGGCAAGGCCGAGCGCTGCAGCAAATCTTCCAGCGTGGGCTCTTGCACATCGTCGTTGTCGGGGTGCACACCCACGGTGGCCCAGAAGTTGTCATACGCCGTGGCCAGGGCATGCACGTCGGCAAATTCCTCCAGCGTGGTGCAGATGCACAGGGCGCGGGTGACCTGCGCCTCGGCCATGGCGGCACGGATGGCGGGGAGCTGCACGACCAGATTGGGCATGCTGAGATGGCAGTGGGAATCAGTGAACATCGGGTAAACATGGCCGCGCGCCGCAGCGCGCAGAAAGGCTAAATCGTTTGCGTGGGGCGGTCGGATGCCAGGTGCGGCCCGAGAATCTCTTCAATCTTGATCTTCAGCACGCGGGCCTTTTCCTCTTTGGGAAACTGGATGCCCACGCCCTGGG
This sequence is a window from Rhodoferax sp. WC2427. Protein-coding genes within it:
- a CDS encoding TatD family hydrolase, with amino-acid sequence MFTDSHCHLSMPNLVVQLPAIRAAMAEAQVTRALCICTTLEEFADVHALATAYDNFWATVGVHPDNDDVQEPTLEDLLQRSALPRVVAIGETGLDYYRLGERNVADMEWQRTRFRTHIRAARQVAKPLVIHTRSASDDTIAILREEGEDGSAGSAGGVFHCFTETQAVARAALDLGFYISFSGILTFKTAQDIRDVAAFVPMDRLLIETDSPYLAPMPFRGKTNTPAYVPYVAKQVADIKKLSVEEVAHTTSANFDRLFRGVLS